The Hugenholtzia roseola DSM 9546 DNA segment GCTGCATTGAGGGCTAAGATGGGCTTTTTGTAGGGTGCTTCGGTGGCTGAAAAATAGAGGCAGGTAACCTGACGCGGAGGGCGCGACTGGGCAAGCCTTTGTGGGCGAAATTGCGCCAAAAAGGAATTTTCCTCTGTGGCTAACAAGACCTTTCGCGCCTCGAATCGCTCGCCTTTTTCTGTTAGCACACTGTAATAACTAAAATCTTGGTTTGCTTTTTGGTATGATTTTTCTTCTATTGCCACAACGCGCTCTTGGCAGAGAATACACTCCTGCGGCAATTCGGCAGCCAACTGCTTGGGAATTTCCTCCATGCCTAAGGCTGGAATCGCGACAGAGTCGGCAGAAAACATTTGAAAGACAAAATCGAACATACGGTTAGAAGTCTGCAAGTCTTTTTCTAAAAAAATGCCCCCTAAAAAAGGCTCGAAAAAGTTTTCTATCATTTTAGACTTAAAACCATATTGGCGTAGGGCTGCTAAGGTCGTTGTTTCGGGTTGCTCAAAAATTTCCTTTTCTGTTTTGGCTAAAATTTCGGTCTTGACTAAGAGCATACGAATTTTATCCGCCCAACTTGCGATAGGAGCTTTGAGCGTCCTGCCTACTGTGGCGGGGCTACGTAGGGGGTCTGCAATTTCTGCAATCTTGCCATTGTCTAAATGTACTAATGCGCCTGTCCCAAACTTCTTCAAATTCAACTTTTTATAGTTAAGCATGCGCTTGGTTTCGGGGTATGCCAAAGGCAAGACCTGAAAGCCTCTATCTAAACGAAACCCATGTAGTACGTCGGTTTTGATGCGTCCGCCTACGCGCTCTGTCGCTTCTAAAATCTTTACGTGCAAACCGCGACGGTGCAGGCGCACCGCTGCTGTAAGCCCTGCCAAGCCGCCACCTACTACCAAGACATCGAGCAATTCGGTAGGTTGCGTTTTTTCGTGAGGAGTCGTTTGTTGTGCCATCGGTATCGAATGGGAAAGAGGGTGAGGATTTGATGCGCTCAAAATTACAAAAAATTTCCTTTGGGGTGCAAAATAAGCCGCTTGCTTGCCTTTTGTAGGCGGCTACTTTTCGCTGCGGCTCTTTGAAAGCGTAACTTTTGCCCAAGTGCAAAGCCCCCCAATGGGTGCATTGTACTTATAGACGCTTACTTGCGCTTTTTCTATTTCCACAATTTGTAGAAAAAGATGGTTTAAAATATTGCCTGCCAAATGCTCTAAAAGGTGAGCGGGCTTATAGATTTCTTTTTCTACGATATGATAAATTTTTCCATAATCTATCGTATCCTCGACCTTGTCGCTCAATGCTGCCTGCCAAAGTGAGGCTTCCACTTCCACATCTACGCGATAGCGATTGCCGATAACGCGCTCTTGCTCATATACGCCATGTTTGGCGAAAAATTCCATGCCTTCTAAACTGATTTTTCCCATAGTCGGTTGTTTTATGGCATTGTTGCAAGGATAAAAGCTTTAAATGCACCCCACCCCAAACCCCTCCCCCAAAGGGAGGGGCTTTTATTCGGTATCATTTTTTTATGCTCGCATAAAAAAATGATTTGGTTTTCGAACCCTCCCCTATGGGGGGAGGGCAGGGTGGGGGGTCAGGAGGTTTGTGCGAAGCCCCCACTTTTTTTGACTTTCTGACCGTTGTAACAACGCCTTGTTTTATGGCACAAAGTTATTGTTTTTTGTTGTAATAGTAAAACGTTGAAGTTTTTTTTGATTCAAAACACGCCATTTATTTGAGGGTTGGCAATGGCTCATTTACCAAATAAAGCGTATCTTTATTGAGTCTTTGTTTGAAAAAACGGTATAGTTTCTGGTTTTTCTCTGCCTTTTCTGCCTGCCATTCCTGCCTTTTGAGTTGCTGTGCGTAGCGGCTGATTTTGGGGTCTTCTTGCGGCATTTTCCAAGAAATGATAACAGTAGTGAGCGTATCTAAGTGCAAAAGCGAATCTCGACGGCTGCTCACCACTTCGCCCATAGAAAAATGTTCGAGGTCGGGAAAGAGGGCTTCCATTTCGCCCCTTAGTTCGCCAATGTTTTGTTCTTGTTGTAAAATTTCTTCTTTCTTTTCTTCTACTTTGGCTGCCAATTCGCGCGTCTGTATCTCGATGGTTTTGAGGGTATTTTGCATGACTTCGGCACTCAATTTTGCCACTTCCTCGCGCGACATATTGACTCTAAAAATAGAAACTTTGTGCTTTTTAAGCCCATTAGCCGCTAAGGTACTATCATAACTTTGTTTTTGGGCTTCGGAAATATTTGTTCCCGAAAGGTATATCTTTACCTGTTGTAGGCTATCAGCGTCATAGACCTCCCACTTCAAAACCTCGCTTTCGTTGGTACGTAACTTATTGATTACTAAGGTTTCTATTAGCTTTTGTGTTTGTGTTTGCTGATAAACAGTGTATAGAAAATAGACGCTTGGCGTTAGGATTACGATTAAAAATGCTAACAAAAGTCGTGTTACTTTATTTTCTGTTTTTTTGTCTAAATATTCTTTTACAGGAAAGCGCAAATATTTGACTACTACAAAGGTAGAAAGACTAATAAAAACGGCATTGATAAAAAAGAGATAAAAAGCACCCAAAAAAACCGCCCAATTTCCCGTTGCCAAGCCAAACCCCGACGCACAAAGTGGCGGCATCAAAGCCGTTGCTATCGCTACGCCCGGTATGGCGTTGGTCTTTTCTTTGCGCGAACCCGAAACGATACCTGCAATACCTCCAAAAAGTGCAACAGCAACATCTAAAAGCGTAGGCTGTGTGCGTGCCAAAATTTCGGGGGTAGCCTCGCCCAAAGGCGTGATATTGAAATAAATAAAACTTGTTCCCAAACTTGCCAAGGTTGCCACTGCCAAATTGCGCACCGAGCGAATGAGCATCTCTCTATCTTGTATGCCCAAAGAAAGCCCAACCCCTAAAATGGGCGACATCAGCGGCGAAATTAACATCGCACCAATGATAACCGCCGTAGAATTGGTATCCAAACCAATGGAAGCAAGAAGCGCGGCGCAGGCTAAAATCCAAACATTGTAGCCTTTTAGCTCTATGTTTGTTTCTATTTCTGAAATGGTTTTGGGAATATCCGAGCTATCACGAATATTCAAAAAAGTGCGCACGCGAAAGATTAGGTTTTCCATGTCTTTTGGATAAGATAAAACGTAGGCAAAATAAAAAAAGATAGGCTTGCAAAATAGGGTGTTGCTTCTGATAAGCGTTTCGAATTGCCGTTTCTTATCGGCAAAAATACACTATTTTTGCAATCTCACAACCTTCCTACCTATGATTTTACTCTTATCGCCTTCCAAGACGCAAGATTTTGAAACGGCACACCTTTTGGAAAAAAAGCAAACCCTGCCTTTGCAGAAGCCTTATTTTCAGACAGAAATCGAAAATTTGGTGGCTTTATTAAAAAAATTCGACACTGCCGAATTGGAATCTTTGATGCAAATTAGCCCCAAATTGGCACTGCTCAATCAGGGACGCTTCAAAACCTTTGACCCTACCTTTGAAAGGGCGCACCAACAGAAACCTGCCATCTTTGCCTTTCAAGGCGATGTCTATGAAGGGTTAGAAGCACGCGATTTTTCGGAAAAAGAATTGCTTTTTGCACAAAAACACCTACTTATTTTGTCGGGTCTGTATGGCATCTTACAACCTTTGGACTCCATACAGCCTTATCGCTTAGAAATGAAAACTGCTTTAAAAGGCAAAGTAAAAGAAGGCGAATCTGATTTTACCTTTAAAAATTTATACGAATTTTGGGGCGAAAAACTTTCCCAGCGTCTTTTGGCGTTGGCAGGTGAGCAAAAGATAGTCAATTTGGCTTCGCAGGAATATTTCAAAGCCATTCAGACAAAAAGTTTTACAAAAAAACTTAAAGAAAAAGTTATCAATATTCACTTTAAAGAAAAAAAGGGCAACCGTTATAGCGTTGTTGCCATTTTTGCCAAAAAAGCCAGAGGGCGCATGGCACGCTTCGCCATTCAGCACCAAATACAAGACCCCGAAGCCCTTAAAAGTTTTCAGGACGAGCGTTATCAATTTTTAGCCGACCTTTCTACCGAGTGCGATTGGGTTTTTGGTAGATAGCTTCGTTTTTTTATCTTTTAATTTTTTATTTTCTTTGTAGGTTTGAAAAACGTTTTTAGCCTGTTTGGGCATAGTTAGGACAATATTGGTATTGTCCTAACTACATATTTTCAAATCGGACTATTTTCTTTTTTTAGATTTAATTTCTAATTTGAAGACCACTTTTTCCTCTTCTTTGAGGCGGCTTCGAATGGCACTCAAATCTTCTTCGGCAGGGAGTTCTTCGGGTCTGATTTGCGTCTGGGCGATAAAAGTTTCGCGCACAGCCTGATTACTGCTTTTGTGTGCCGCCGAAATGCTGTCTTTGTCTTGTAGGTCTTGATGCTCGACGTTGAGGAAGGTCAGGGAGGCTGCAAAACGCTTGGCACTCAAAACAACACTGCTCAAAAAATTATTAAGGGGCTGATGCAGTGGCACATCGAGCTGGGCTTTGAGGTCGCGACTGCCCATACCGCCAAAGAGTTCTTTGTCGCCTTTGCGCCTGATGTGGCGCACTTCGTCTTTTTCCAACCCTCTTTCGAGCATACTTCGGCTCAATTGCTTTTCGGTTTGGTGCAGGAGTTTGCGCTCTTGGAGGCGTTCTTTTTCTTTGAGCCTTTGCTCTAAAAGTTCCTGCTTGCGCGTTTGTAGGGAAAAGTAGGTCTGTGCAAAAGCGACTTCTTTTTTAGCGGGGTCGGCATTTTGTGCAATTAGATAACAGGCGTAGCGCGTCAGTTGTAGGTCGGCTACTTTTCGCTCGCCCCCATTCCACATGGTCTGGACGCGCTGCACATCTTTGAAGTTGTCGGCTACTTTTTGACCGCTATTAGCACAGGAAACCTTTGCTTTTTCAATTACATTCTGAAAGTTTTGCCAAAGGCTATAATTGAGCAAGGCTTTCAATTCGCGAGCATACCAAAATTCTACTTCCTCTTTGTCTTTGTGTGCCGATTCTTCAAACTGTTTGCGGAGCTTTTCAATGGTAAGTTTGTTCATAAGTATCTGTATTTGAGTGAGATAATAACAAAAATAATTCGCCTAATCGGTCTGGAAGCAGCCCCTTATTCGCTCAAAAGCCAAGCCAAAGCCGCCTCTTCGTCGCTAAAATAGCGCGTTTGCTGGCTTGTATTTTTCGAAACGGCTTCCAAGATATAGTTCATGCCTGTTTTGTGTAGGATATGCGAAGAAGACAGAATGGCAGTCTTTCGATGCGTCTGTTCGGGGATACGCCTTTTGGTTTCGGGAATCCATTTGACTACAAGCCAAGCGCGTGCCGACATGCTCACGTAGCCTGCTTTGCGGTGGTCTAAGAGTAGGCGGTGGCAATTTAGCTCGATGGACTTTTCCAAGCCCATATTAAAGACGGCTTTGTAGTCGTCGTCGGAAACGCTGCCCTTGAAAAGCAGGCGCATGTAGTTTTGCGTCGGCTCGAAAGTAAGCGAAACGCCTTCTTTTTCTATCAAAATTTCCATGTGAATTTTTGTGAATCTTAAAAAAGGGAAATATAATTGTCTGAAAAAATGCCGCTAATTTTTAGGTATTCAAAAAGGAGATAGGACTTTTTCGCGTTTTTGTGTCAATATGACGCGATTTTTTTTAGAATTTTTTATGAAAGGTACACTCTCTTAGAAACGTCAGAAAAGCGTTTTCGTTGTGTTGAAATTTTTTTTAGTTTTTTTAGCGGCTTTAAAGTTCGCGGTGGCGAATGATTTGCAAATCTTCCCAAATTTGTTTGATGACCTGCTTTTCTTCGGGGTCATAAATCCAATTATGGTCAAAAATTTCAATCACGGCGGGGTTGCCTTGTTTGGAAATCGCAAGGCTATGAAAGGCGGTGCCGCGCTGCTGCTCTTGTTTGATGCGCTTGATGTGGTCTTGGCGCAGGTCGTACATCACAAAATCGGAAACCATCAAAACGTCAGCATCTTTGTAGGCTTTTTGGGAAAGAATGTCGAGGGCTTCGGTTAGGGCAGGGGTAGCGTCTGTGCCGCCATCGAAGGACATGGCTAAAAAATCTACAATATTTTCCAAAGAATTGGCAATATCGTGTAAGGGAATGGTTTTAATACCTATTGCAAAAGAGATTAAAAAGGCTTTCCTTCTATCTTGTGCCGCCATTTTGAGGATACCAAAGGCGAGTGTTTTGGCAATATGAGCGGGCAAGCCATGCATCGAGCCGCTGGTATCGATGCAGACGATAAAAGCACCCTTTTCGCGCCGTTTTTGTTTTTGTTGGGTATGATGTAAGATTTTTTCGCTTTTGATGAGTTTTTTTCCTTCGTATTGAAAAGAAAGCAGCGAACTATCGGCATATTTTTTCAGAAAAAGGGTTTCGGTAAGGGCTTCGGAAAGCAAAGCGGCTTCGGAGGGCAGCATCAAGCTAAGGTCGTTTCCTTTGCGCAGACCGTTTATTTCGTCTTTCTGATAGGGGTCGCGCACCCATTCTTTCTGCACCACAACTTCTTTCCACTCCTCTTCTTCGGTTTCGATTTGTGCCTCGCGCATCTTGCCCAGCATATCGACAAGCTCACGTAAGGAATCTTCCTTTTCGAGCAAAACTGCATATTTTTTCAAGACATCAAAACCTGTATTTTCCCATAAATCGCGCGACATATCCCAATATCGCCCTGCTTCCATGGCAAAGGGCGCGACAAGCTCTAAAAGTTTCATTAGCTCCTCCACTTTGGCATATAAAAGCTGACAAAAAAGCTCTCTTTCGCGCTCAATTTCTTCAAATTGGTAGGCTAAAATTTTAGCGGTAAGCAATGCGTCCCATTGGGCTAAAAAGTCGGCAAGCAAGATATCGAAGGGTGATTTTTTCTCACTTTGCACCTGATAGTCAGGCGATTGGATATAGGTTAAGGTTTCCGCTTTGAGGCTTTCTATCTTTTTTTTGTAGAAATCCAAATCTAATTCTTGTGGCAAATAAATACTTGAAAGATACTGAAACAAGATAGGATATTCTTCTAACCAAAGGTGTGTAGGCATGTGCGACCAAGCGTCAAATTTGTCTTTTTCCTCCTGATACGGATTTTCGGATTGAATTTTTTTATCGGTATCGCGTAGCCATTTGATGATGTCTTCGATGACCTGCCCTGTGAGGCGTTCATTGCCTTTTGAAAGCTCTATAATTTTGTCATTTTCAAAAATTTTATCCAAAGATTTATTTAGATACTGAAAATAACGCGCCTGTGCTGCACTTAATTCTTGGGTAGAAAGTGCGGCAGCCTGCTGTTTGTCGCCTTCTACGCCTTGCAATTTGAGGTGTAGATACTGCACCAGATAGCGGCGTGTGGGGCGGTCGAAGATTTTCCCAAACTCTATAAAGCGGCTAAAAGCCTCATCTAACTCGTATAATCCCATATTGTAAAAGATTTGAATAACAACAAACCAGCAAAGGAATTGTTTTTGAGCCGCCATCGCGGGGCTTGTCCTTTGGCGAGGGTTTTATATCGGACAAAAAATAAGTATTTGCCCTATCGAGGGCTTAAAATAATCGGTTGTTCTTTTTTATTTTTTAACAAAAAGCACTATCTTTCAACCGTTGTCGATGCTTTTAGCCGTCGGCGAGGTTTTTTTTGAGAAAACAAGAAAAAAAGATAAAGAAATCGCCTTTTTGAGGGCTAAAATC contains these protein-coding regions:
- a CDS encoding protoporphyrinogen/coproporphyrinogen oxidase, which gives rise to MAQQTTPHEKTQPTELLDVLVVGGGLAGLTAAVRLHRRGLHVKILEATERVGGRIKTDVLHGFRLDRGFQVLPLAYPETKRMLNYKKLNLKKFGTGALVHLDNGKIAEIADPLRSPATVGRTLKAPIASWADKIRMLLVKTEILAKTEKEIFEQPETTTLAALRQYGFKSKMIENFFEPFLGGIFLEKDLQTSNRMFDFVFQMFSADSVAIPALGMEEIPKQLAAELPQECILCQERVVAIEEKSYQKANQDFSYYSVLTEKGERFEARKVLLATEENSFLAQFRPQRLAQSRPPRQVTCLYFSATEAPYKKPILALNAAKASYQNQARLVNNFMVMDSVAPDYAPKGQHLISVSINDYYADSMGYLAPEEEQTLVERVKRELSLWYPQSVDTWQFLKSYSIAYALPNQMHVRQQSAAEEIRIQPNLYLAGDYLLNGSINAAMKAGRTAATLIGDDLEG
- the folB gene encoding dihydroneopterin aldolase codes for the protein MGKISLEGMEFFAKHGVYEQERVIGNRYRVDVEVEASLWQAALSDKVEDTIDYGKIYHIVEKEIYKPAHLLEHLAGNILNHLFLQIVEIEKAQVSVYKYNAPIGGLCTWAKVTLSKSRSEK
- a CDS encoding TIGR00341 family protein, producing the protein MENLIFRVRTFLNIRDSSDIPKTISEIETNIELKGYNVWILACAALLASIGLDTNSTAVIIGAMLISPLMSPILGVGLSLGIQDREMLIRSVRNLAVATLASLGTSFIYFNITPLGEATPEILARTQPTLLDVAVALFGGIAGIVSGSRKEKTNAIPGVAIATALMPPLCASGFGLATGNWAVFLGAFYLFFINAVFISLSTFVVVKYLRFPVKEYLDKKTENKVTRLLLAFLIVILTPSVYFLYTVYQQTQTQKLIETLVINKLRTNESEVLKWEVYDADSLQQVKIYLSGTNISEAQKQSYDSTLAANGLKKHKVSIFRVNMSREEVAKLSAEVMQNTLKTIEIQTRELAAKVEEKKEEILQQEQNIGELRGEMEALFPDLEHFSMGEVVSSRRDSLLHLDTLTTVIISWKMPQEDPKISRYAQQLKRQEWQAEKAEKNQKLYRFFKQRLNKDTLYLVNEPLPTLK
- the yaaA gene encoding peroxide stress protein YaaA; protein product: MILLLSPSKTQDFETAHLLEKKQTLPLQKPYFQTEIENLVALLKKFDTAELESLMQISPKLALLNQGRFKTFDPTFERAHQQKPAIFAFQGDVYEGLEARDFSEKELLFAQKHLLILSGLYGILQPLDSIQPYRLEMKTALKGKVKEGESDFTFKNLYEFWGEKLSQRLLALAGEQKIVNLASQEYFKAIQTKSFTKKLKEKVINIHFKEKKGNRYSVVAIFAKKARGRMARFAIQHQIQDPEALKSFQDERYQFLADLSTECDWVFGR
- the dinD gene encoding DNA damage-inducible protein D; this translates as MNKLTIEKLRKQFEESAHKDKEEVEFWYARELKALLNYSLWQNFQNVIEKAKVSCANSGQKVADNFKDVQRVQTMWNGGERKVADLQLTRYACYLIAQNADPAKKEVAFAQTYFSLQTRKQELLEQRLKEKERLQERKLLHQTEKQLSRSMLERGLEKDEVRHIRRKGDKELFGGMGSRDLKAQLDVPLHQPLNNFLSSVVLSAKRFAASLTFLNVEHQDLQDKDSISAAHKSSNQAVRETFIAQTQIRPEELPAEEDLSAIRSRLKEEEKVVFKLEIKSKKRK
- a CDS encoding STAS/SEC14 domain-containing protein; its protein translation is MEILIEKEGVSLTFEPTQNYMRLLFKGSVSDDDYKAVFNMGLEKSIELNCHRLLLDHRKAGYVSMSARAWLVVKWIPETKRRIPEQTHRKTAILSSSHILHKTGMNYILEAVSKNTSQQTRYFSDEEAALAWLLSE
- a CDS encoding VWA domain-containing protein: MGLYELDEAFSRFIEFGKIFDRPTRRYLVQYLHLKLQGVEGDKQQAAALSTQELSAAQARYFQYLNKSLDKIFENDKIIELSKGNERLTGQVIEDIIKWLRDTDKKIQSENPYQEEKDKFDAWSHMPTHLWLEEYPILFQYLSSIYLPQELDLDFYKKKIESLKAETLTYIQSPDYQVQSEKKSPFDILLADFLAQWDALLTAKILAYQFEEIERERELFCQLLYAKVEELMKLLELVAPFAMEAGRYWDMSRDLWENTGFDVLKKYAVLLEKEDSLRELVDMLGKMREAQIETEEEEWKEVVVQKEWVRDPYQKDEINGLRKGNDLSLMLPSEAALLSEALTETLFLKKYADSSLLSFQYEGKKLIKSEKILHHTQQKQKRREKGAFIVCIDTSGSMHGLPAHIAKTLAFGILKMAAQDRRKAFLISFAIGIKTIPLHDIANSLENIVDFLAMSFDGGTDATPALTEALDILSQKAYKDADVLMVSDFVMYDLRQDHIKRIKQEQQRGTAFHSLAISKQGNPAVIEIFDHNWIYDPEEKQVIKQIWEDLQIIRHREL